The Ochotona princeps isolate mOchPri1 chromosome 26, mOchPri1.hap1, whole genome shotgun sequence genome contains a region encoding:
- the LOC101519431 gene encoding cytochrome c oxidase assembly protein COX16 homolog, mitochondrial, whose amino-acid sequence MWVRRAWRRNKTLRYGVPMLLLIVGGSFGLREFSQIRYDAVKIKIDPELEKKLKMNKVSLESEYEKIKDSAFDDWKNIRGPRPWEDPDLLQGRNPETLKKT is encoded by the exons ATGTGGGTGAGGCGCGCCTGGCGCAGGAACAAGACCCTGCGGTACGGAGTCCCCATGCTG ttGCTGATTGTTGGCGGTTCTTTTGGGCTTCGAGAATTTTCACAAATTCGATATGATGCTGTGAAGATCAAA ATTGATCCTGAATtggaaaagaaactaaaaatgaataaagtatcTTTAGAGTCAGAATATGAG AAAATAAAGGACTCTGCTTTTGATGACTGGAAGAATATTCGAGGACCCAGACCTTGGGAAGATCCTGACCTCCTCCAAGGACGAAATCCAGAAACGCTTAAGAAAACTTGA